A single window of Pelagicoccus enzymogenes DNA harbors:
- a CDS encoding trypsin-like serine peptidase, producing the protein MKVLYNLIILSLALVEFAGADVTVEPYDVLGVSFDDEPYGYIGTLEGSGGIGSAFPVEKGVCLTAGHVVFNKSTSSWSAVSYSPQRNDAHREEKAVILCLGWSSYTANHPSNSTASPDQFNLDAAAVVLFDHGHSSLLKTKSEDVVEDLSLNNIEKVLIGYPEPHRFSNPNYSSLEQGIPFGTSPQSMVIDVADIEDGVPSDDHDFDLYYAPELHSAQGNSGGPLLVENVEGWYAGAILVGGGPGDGSVFKLINDEVEDLKALASLHYANIEGGALLTMEIDEYVSNSEFVIMDVSLQKTDLASSVDGLEVSIDDESEIEAIAYTEDKIRLFWDFDGFSRTSWAPIADILRDRENLVIKFKTSIETSGSNETYDIGPGCQHLTSSGWAEKISISNKIFFKDMSFPVVSITGDSVEFSCDYGSYSWEGPDSVVLYVRRKREGAFIQPIQCSRKLQQIASTNGLPTQGLCLLLHPWIGNTTTRQCSESSRLNQKSQRCRLGMLHKMSKVGIFR; encoded by the coding sequence ATGAAGGTACTCTATAATCTTATAATATTGTCCCTCGCTTTGGTGGAGTTTGCAGGTGCAGATGTTACGGTTGAGCCATACGATGTTCTGGGTGTTTCGTTCGATGATGAGCCTTATGGTTATATAGGAACCTTGGAAGGCTCTGGAGGTATTGGATCGGCTTTTCCGGTTGAAAAAGGTGTGTGTTTGACGGCTGGCCATGTCGTTTTCAACAAATCTACTAGTTCATGGTCTGCTGTTTCATATTCTCCTCAGCGAAATGACGCCCATAGGGAAGAGAAGGCTGTTATATTATGCCTTGGCTGGAGTTCGTACACTGCTAATCATCCAAGCAATTCAACTGCAAGTCCAGATCAGTTTAATTTGGATGCGGCTGCTGTAGTGCTTTTTGATCACGGTCACTCATCATTGCTTAAAACTAAAAGCGAGGATGTTGTTGAAGATTTGAGTTTGAATAATATAGAGAAAGTACTGATTGGGTATCCGGAACCCCACAGGTTTTCTAATCCGAATTACAGTTCACTTGAACAGGGGATTCCTTTTGGGACATCACCGCAGTCGATGGTTATTGATGTAGCCGATATTGAAGATGGGGTTCCCTCTGATGATCACGATTTTGACCTATATTATGCACCTGAATTGCACTCGGCTCAGGGTAATAGCGGAGGTCCTTTGCTTGTAGAGAACGTTGAGGGCTGGTATGCGGGTGCTATCCTTGTGGGAGGAGGTCCTGGAGATGGAAGCGTTTTCAAATTAATTAACGACGAAGTGGAGGATTTGAAAGCATTGGCCTCTTTACACTATGCCAACATTGAGGGTGGAGCATTGCTGACGATGGAGATTGATGAGTACGTTTCGAACTCCGAATTTGTGATTATGGATGTCTCTCTTCAAAAAACAGACCTCGCTAGCTCAGTTGATGGTTTAGAGGTATCAATTGATGATGAGTCGGAAATTGAAGCTATTGCCTACACGGAGGATAAAATTAGACTATTTTGGGATTTTGATGGGTTTTCAAGAACCAGCTGGGCCCCGATTGCAGATATCCTCAGGGATAGAGAAAATCTAGTAATTAAGTTTAAGACCTCAATAGAAACATCTGGTTCTAATGAGACATATGATATTGGCCCGGGCTGTCAACACCTAACATCGTCTGGTTGGGCTGAAAAAATAAGTATATCCAATAAAATATTCTTTAAGGATATGTCCTTCCCAGTTGTGTCGATAACTGGTGATTCGGTTGAGTTTTCATGTGACTATGGTTCTTATTCGTGGGAAGGACCGGATTCTGTCGTTTTGTATGTAAGACGAAAGAGGGAGGGGGCGTTTATACAGCCCATCCAATGTTCACGCAAACTTCAGCAGATAGCTTCGACAAATGGGCTACCTACTCAAGGTCTTTGTCTTTTGCTGCACCCGTGGATTGGGAATACTACTACGAGGCAATGCTCGGAGAGCTCAAGGTTAAATCAGAAATCGCAACGCTGCAGGTTAGGGATGCTCCACAAAATGTCGAAGGTTGGGATCTTCAGATGA
- a CDS encoding LuxR C-terminal-related transcriptional regulator — translation MQKVESMRGASPQNHQRKFEGVVGILTALGWNACFRNPNSTGEFRAFLQTDGSASERLLNEIQMEEMAGRVPDWAWLLRTEEIMVWANTKREASGCRPDLTKRQSEILALLESGYEKKEIAAELGLSPRTVETHVLAIYRRLGVQTFASLLFRDE, via the coding sequence ATGCAAAAGGTTGAGAGTATGCGAGGAGCGTCGCCCCAAAACCATCAGCGAAAGTTCGAGGGTGTCGTCGGAATTTTGACGGCTTTGGGGTGGAATGCGTGTTTTCGTAATCCTAACAGTACGGGTGAGTTCCGGGCATTTTTGCAGACGGATGGAAGCGCATCAGAACGTCTACTCAACGAAATACAAATGGAGGAGATGGCGGGAAGGGTTCCGGATTGGGCGTGGCTTCTGCGGACGGAAGAGATTATGGTTTGGGCCAATACAAAGCGGGAAGCGAGCGGGTGCAGGCCTGACTTGACCAAGCGACAGTCTGAAATCTTAGCGTTATTGGAAAGTGGATACGAAAAGAAAGAGATTGCGGCAGAGCTGGGTCTATCTCCGCGCACTGTGGAGACTCACGTTCTAGCTATCTATCGTCGGTTAGGGGTTCAAACCTTTGCGAGTCTATTGTTCCGAGACGAATAG